One window of the Osmerus mordax isolate fOsmMor3 chromosome 2, fOsmMor3.pri, whole genome shotgun sequence genome contains the following:
- the LOC136957754 gene encoding ATP-dependent RNA helicase DDX3X-like isoform X10 gives MSHVVVDNPHGLDQQLAALDLNSADGQGGGGTGRRYIPPHLRNKEASKNDSPGWDGGRGNGFVNGFHDNRTNGGFGGRAPPRTDRGGRGSFRGIRGGVSFNHPMQSAGFSGEGGWGGAPRDAAYNSFGGRSDSRGKSAFFNDRGASNRGNRGGFGGGGNSRWQEDSRDEEDWSKPTVANERLEQELFSSSNTGINFEKYDDIPVEATGANCPPHIDSFHDVEMGEIIMGNIALTRYTRPTPVQKYAIPIIKSKRDLMACAQTGSGKTAAFLLPVLSQIYCEGPGEAAQATKGGQDNGKYGRRKQYPLALVLAPTRELALQIYDEARKFAYRSRVRPCVVYGGADIGQQIRDLERGCHLLVATPGRLVDMMERGKIGLDYCNFLVLDEADRMLDMGFEPQIRRIVEQDTMPPKGMRQTMMFSATFPKEIQILARDFLEDYIFLAVGRVGSTSENITQKVVWVEDGDKRSFLLDLLNATGKDSLTLVFVETKKGADALEDFLYREGYACTSIHGDRSQRDREEALQQFRSGRCPILVATAVAARGLDISNVKHVINFDLPSDIEEYVHRIGRTGRVGNLGLATSFFNDKNSNITKDLLDILVEAKQEVPTWLESLAYEHQHKSTTRGRGKRFSGGFGARDYRQTPGGAANSFGGGGRGGVRTPGGNRGFGGGGGGFGGNFYNNDGYGGNYSHSGSVDWWGN, from the exons ATGAGTCATGTGGTCGTCGATAATCCACACGGTCTAGATCAGCAG CTTGCTGCCCTAGACTTGAACTCTGCAGACGGACAGGGTGGTGGTGGAACTGGCA GGCGTTATATTCCTCCTCACTTAAGGAACAAAGAGGCTTCCAAAAACG ACTCTCCTGGATGGGATGGTGGACGCGGTAACGGCTTTGTGAATGGTTTCCATGACAACCGCACGAACGGGGGCTTCGGAGGGCGTGCGCCCCCCCGCACTGATAGAGGTGGGCGTGGCAGCTTCCGTGGTATCAGGGGCGGAGTCTCGTTTAATCACCCAATGCAAAGTGCAG GGTTTTCAGGAGAGGGTGGCTGGGGAGGCGCTCCCAGGGACGCGGCCTACAACAGCTTTGGAGGACGCTCTGACAGCAGGGGCAAGTCTGCCTTCTTCAATGACCGTGGAGCAAGCAACAGGGGAAA tCGTGGAGGATTCGGAGGGGGCGGAAATAGCCGCTGGCAGGAGGACTCCAGAGACGAAGAGGATTGGTCCAAACCCACTGTGGCCAATGAGCGCCTGGAACA AGAGCTGTTTTCTAGCAGCAACACAGGGATTAACTTTGAGAAGTATGATGACATTCCTGTGGAGGCCACTGGAGCCAACTGCCCTCCTCACATAGACAGC TTCCATGAtgtggagatgggggagatCATCATGGGCAACATTGCCCTGACCCGGTACACACGACCCACCCCGGTCCAGAAGTATGCCATCCCCATCATAAAGTCTAAGAGGGACTTGATGGCCTGCGCTCAAACTG gctctGGTAAGACTGCGGCCTTCCTGCTGCCGGTGCTGAGTCAGATATACTGTGAAGGACCGGGAGAAGCTGCGCAGGCCACCAAGGGAGGGCAG GATAATGGCAAGTACGGCCGTCGTAAGCAGTaccccctggccctggtcctggcaccCACCAGAGAGCTGGCCCTGCAGATCTACGACGAGGCCAGGAAG TTTGCGTACCGCTCACGTGTGCGTCCCTGCGTGGTCTACGGAGGAGCGGACATCGGCCAGCAGATCAGAGACCTGGAGCGAGGCTGCCACCTGCTGGTCGCAACGCCTGGACGCCTGGTGGACATGATGGAGAGGGGCAAGATCGGCCTGGACTACTGCAA CTTCCTGGTGCTGGATGAAGCTGACCGCATGCTGGACATGGGCTTCGAGCCTCAGATCCGACGCATCGTGGAGCAGGACACCATGCCTCCCAAGGGCATGCGCCAAACCATGATGTTTAGCGCCACCTTCCCCAAGGAGATCCAG ATCCTTGCTCGGGATTTCCTGGAGGACTACATCTTCCTGGCCGTAGGTCGCGTGGGGTCCACCTCTGAGAACATCACCCAGAaggtggtgtgggtggaggaCGGGGACAAGAGGTCCTTCCTCCTCGATCTGCTGAACGCCACGG GTAAGGACTCCCTGACGCTGGTGTTTGTGGAGACCAAGAAGGGAGCTGATGCCCTTGAGGACTTCCTGTATCGTGAGGGATACGCCTGCACTAGTATCCATGGAGACCGttcccagagagacagagaggaggcacTGCAGCAGTTCCGCTCTGGACGTTGCCCCATCCTGGTGGCCACAGCG GTGGCTGCCAGAGGGTTGGATATCAGCAATGTGAAACATGTGATCAACTTTGACCTGCCCAGTGATATTGAAGAGTACGTTCACCGTATTGGCCGTACTGGACGTGTGGGAAACCTGG GGCTGGCCACGTCGTTCTTTAACGACAAAAACAGCAACATAACCAAAGACCTGCTGGACATTCTGGTGGAGGCAAAGCAGGAGGTCCCCACCTGGCTAGAGAGTCTGGCGTACGAACACCAGCACAAGAGCACCACCCGAGGACGCGGCAAGAG GTTCTCTGGAGGCTTCGGAGCCAGGGACTACCGTCAGACGCCCGGCGGAGCTGCCAACAGCTTTGGAGGCGGGGGCCGTGGCGGAGTGCGCACTCCTGGAGGAAACAGAGGcttcgggggaggaggag GTGGCTTTGGGGGCAACTTCTACAACAATGACGGCTACGGTGGCAACTACAGCCACTCTGGCAGCGTGGACTGGTGGGGCAACTAG
- the LOC136957754 gene encoding ATP-dependent RNA helicase DDX3X-like isoform X3 has translation MSHVVVDNPHGLDQQLAALDLNSADGQGGGGTGRRYIPPHLRNKEASKNAGNALSTGRQCGYSMAPVTLCYPGLGSHDPGFYPAYSGGWAHRCDSPGWDGGRGNGFVNGFHDNRTNGGFGGRAPPRTDRGGRGSFRGIRGGVSFNHPMQSAGFSGEGGWGGAPRDAAYNSFGGRSDSRGKSAFFNDRGASNRGNRGGFGGGGNSRWQEDSRDEEDWSKPTVANERLEQELFSSSNTGINFEKYDDIPVEATGANCPPHIDSFHDVEMGEIIMGNIALTRYTRPTPVQKYAIPIIKSKRDLMACAQTGSGKTAAFLLPVLSQIYCEGPGEAAQATKGGQDNGKYGRRKQYPLALVLAPTRELALQIYDEARKFAYRSRVRPCVVYGGADIGQQIRDLERGCHLLVATPGRLVDMMERGKIGLDYCNFLVLDEADRMLDMGFEPQIRRIVEQDTMPPKGMRQTMMFSATFPKEIQILARDFLEDYIFLAVGRVGSTSENITQKVVWVEDGDKRSFLLDLLNATGKDSLTLVFVETKKGADALEDFLYREGYACTSIHGDRSQRDREEALQQFRSGRCPILVATAVAARGLDISNVKHVINFDLPSDIEEYVHRIGRTGRVGNLGLATSFFNDKNSNITKDLLDILVEAKQEVPTWLESLAYEHQHKSTTRGRGKRFSGGFGARDYRQTPGGAANSFGGGGRGGVRTPGGNRGFGGGGGGFGGNFYNNDGYGGNYSHSGSVDWWGN, from the exons ATGAGTCATGTGGTCGTCGATAATCCACACGGTCTAGATCAGCAG CTTGCTGCCCTAGACTTGAACTCTGCAGACGGACAGGGTGGTGGTGGAACTGGCA GGCGTTATATTCCTCCTCACTTAAGGAACAAAGAGGCTTCCAAAAACG CAGGAAATGCTTTATCCACTGGTAGACAGTGCGGTTATTCAATGGCACCAGTGACTCTCT GTTACCCAGGACTGGGCTCTCATGACCCAGGCTTCTACCCTGCCTACAGTGGGGGCTGGGCTCACAGATGTG ACTCTCCTGGATGGGATGGTGGACGCGGTAACGGCTTTGTGAATGGTTTCCATGACAACCGCACGAACGGGGGCTTCGGAGGGCGTGCGCCCCCCCGCACTGATAGAGGTGGGCGTGGCAGCTTCCGTGGTATCAGGGGCGGAGTCTCGTTTAATCACCCAATGCAAAGTGCAG GGTTTTCAGGAGAGGGTGGCTGGGGAGGCGCTCCCAGGGACGCGGCCTACAACAGCTTTGGAGGACGCTCTGACAGCAGGGGCAAGTCTGCCTTCTTCAATGACCGTGGAGCAAGCAACAGGGGAAA tCGTGGAGGATTCGGAGGGGGCGGAAATAGCCGCTGGCAGGAGGACTCCAGAGACGAAGAGGATTGGTCCAAACCCACTGTGGCCAATGAGCGCCTGGAACA AGAGCTGTTTTCTAGCAGCAACACAGGGATTAACTTTGAGAAGTATGATGACATTCCTGTGGAGGCCACTGGAGCCAACTGCCCTCCTCACATAGACAGC TTCCATGAtgtggagatgggggagatCATCATGGGCAACATTGCCCTGACCCGGTACACACGACCCACCCCGGTCCAGAAGTATGCCATCCCCATCATAAAGTCTAAGAGGGACTTGATGGCCTGCGCTCAAACTG gctctGGTAAGACTGCGGCCTTCCTGCTGCCGGTGCTGAGTCAGATATACTGTGAAGGACCGGGAGAAGCTGCGCAGGCCACCAAGGGAGGGCAG GATAATGGCAAGTACGGCCGTCGTAAGCAGTaccccctggccctggtcctggcaccCACCAGAGAGCTGGCCCTGCAGATCTACGACGAGGCCAGGAAG TTTGCGTACCGCTCACGTGTGCGTCCCTGCGTGGTCTACGGAGGAGCGGACATCGGCCAGCAGATCAGAGACCTGGAGCGAGGCTGCCACCTGCTGGTCGCAACGCCTGGACGCCTGGTGGACATGATGGAGAGGGGCAAGATCGGCCTGGACTACTGCAA CTTCCTGGTGCTGGATGAAGCTGACCGCATGCTGGACATGGGCTTCGAGCCTCAGATCCGACGCATCGTGGAGCAGGACACCATGCCTCCCAAGGGCATGCGCCAAACCATGATGTTTAGCGCCACCTTCCCCAAGGAGATCCAG ATCCTTGCTCGGGATTTCCTGGAGGACTACATCTTCCTGGCCGTAGGTCGCGTGGGGTCCACCTCTGAGAACATCACCCAGAaggtggtgtgggtggaggaCGGGGACAAGAGGTCCTTCCTCCTCGATCTGCTGAACGCCACGG GTAAGGACTCCCTGACGCTGGTGTTTGTGGAGACCAAGAAGGGAGCTGATGCCCTTGAGGACTTCCTGTATCGTGAGGGATACGCCTGCACTAGTATCCATGGAGACCGttcccagagagacagagaggaggcacTGCAGCAGTTCCGCTCTGGACGTTGCCCCATCCTGGTGGCCACAGCG GTGGCTGCCAGAGGGTTGGATATCAGCAATGTGAAACATGTGATCAACTTTGACCTGCCCAGTGATATTGAAGAGTACGTTCACCGTATTGGCCGTACTGGACGTGTGGGAAACCTGG GGCTGGCCACGTCGTTCTTTAACGACAAAAACAGCAACATAACCAAAGACCTGCTGGACATTCTGGTGGAGGCAAAGCAGGAGGTCCCCACCTGGCTAGAGAGTCTGGCGTACGAACACCAGCACAAGAGCACCACCCGAGGACGCGGCAAGAG GTTCTCTGGAGGCTTCGGAGCCAGGGACTACCGTCAGACGCCCGGCGGAGCTGCCAACAGCTTTGGAGGCGGGGGCCGTGGCGGAGTGCGCACTCCTGGAGGAAACAGAGGcttcgggggaggaggag GTGGCTTTGGGGGCAACTTCTACAACAATGACGGCTACGGTGGCAACTACAGCCACTCTGGCAGCGTGGACTGGTGGGGCAACTAG
- the LOC136957754 gene encoding ATP-dependent RNA helicase DDX3X-like isoform X1 — protein sequence MSHVVVDNPHGLDQQLAALDLNSADGQGGGGTGRRYIPPHLRNKEASKNAGNALSTGRQCGYSMAPVTLCYPGLGSHDPGFYPAYSGGWAHRCDSPGWDGGRGNGFVNGFHDNRTNGGFGGRAPPRTDRGGRGSFRGIRGGVSFNHPMQSAGFSGEGGWGGAPRDAAYNSFGGRSDSRGKSAFFNDRGASNRGNRGGFGGGGNSRWQEDSRDEEDWSKPTVANERLEQELFSSSNTGINFEKYDDIPVEATGANCPPHIDSFHDVEMGEIIMGNIALTRYTRPTPVQKYAIPIIKSKRDLMACAQTGSGKTAAFLLPVLSQIYCEGPGEAAQATKGGQDNGKYGRRKQYPLALVLAPTRELALQIYDEARKFAYRSRVRPCVVYGGADIGQQIRDLERGCHLLVATPGRLVDMMERGKIGLDYCNFLVLDEADRMLDMGFEPQIRRIVEQDTMPPKGMRQTMMFSATFPKEIQILARDFLEDYIFLAVGRVGSTSENITQKVVWVEDGDKRSFLLDLLNATVIPSDVQEIVPDAPEKPGKDSLTLVFVETKKGADALEDFLYREGYACTSIHGDRSQRDREEALQQFRSGRCPILVATAVAARGLDISNVKHVINFDLPSDIEEYVHRIGRTGRVGNLGLATSFFNDKNSNITKDLLDILVEAKQEVPTWLESLAYEHQHKSTTRGRGKRFSGGFGARDYRQTPGGAANSFGGGGRGGVRTPGGNRGFGGGGGGFGGNFYNNDGYGGNYSHSGSVDWWGN from the exons ATGAGTCATGTGGTCGTCGATAATCCACACGGTCTAGATCAGCAG CTTGCTGCCCTAGACTTGAACTCTGCAGACGGACAGGGTGGTGGTGGAACTGGCA GGCGTTATATTCCTCCTCACTTAAGGAACAAAGAGGCTTCCAAAAACG CAGGAAATGCTTTATCCACTGGTAGACAGTGCGGTTATTCAATGGCACCAGTGACTCTCT GTTACCCAGGACTGGGCTCTCATGACCCAGGCTTCTACCCTGCCTACAGTGGGGGCTGGGCTCACAGATGTG ACTCTCCTGGATGGGATGGTGGACGCGGTAACGGCTTTGTGAATGGTTTCCATGACAACCGCACGAACGGGGGCTTCGGAGGGCGTGCGCCCCCCCGCACTGATAGAGGTGGGCGTGGCAGCTTCCGTGGTATCAGGGGCGGAGTCTCGTTTAATCACCCAATGCAAAGTGCAG GGTTTTCAGGAGAGGGTGGCTGGGGAGGCGCTCCCAGGGACGCGGCCTACAACAGCTTTGGAGGACGCTCTGACAGCAGGGGCAAGTCTGCCTTCTTCAATGACCGTGGAGCAAGCAACAGGGGAAA tCGTGGAGGATTCGGAGGGGGCGGAAATAGCCGCTGGCAGGAGGACTCCAGAGACGAAGAGGATTGGTCCAAACCCACTGTGGCCAATGAGCGCCTGGAACA AGAGCTGTTTTCTAGCAGCAACACAGGGATTAACTTTGAGAAGTATGATGACATTCCTGTGGAGGCCACTGGAGCCAACTGCCCTCCTCACATAGACAGC TTCCATGAtgtggagatgggggagatCATCATGGGCAACATTGCCCTGACCCGGTACACACGACCCACCCCGGTCCAGAAGTATGCCATCCCCATCATAAAGTCTAAGAGGGACTTGATGGCCTGCGCTCAAACTG gctctGGTAAGACTGCGGCCTTCCTGCTGCCGGTGCTGAGTCAGATATACTGTGAAGGACCGGGAGAAGCTGCGCAGGCCACCAAGGGAGGGCAG GATAATGGCAAGTACGGCCGTCGTAAGCAGTaccccctggccctggtcctggcaccCACCAGAGAGCTGGCCCTGCAGATCTACGACGAGGCCAGGAAG TTTGCGTACCGCTCACGTGTGCGTCCCTGCGTGGTCTACGGAGGAGCGGACATCGGCCAGCAGATCAGAGACCTGGAGCGAGGCTGCCACCTGCTGGTCGCAACGCCTGGACGCCTGGTGGACATGATGGAGAGGGGCAAGATCGGCCTGGACTACTGCAA CTTCCTGGTGCTGGATGAAGCTGACCGCATGCTGGACATGGGCTTCGAGCCTCAGATCCGACGCATCGTGGAGCAGGACACCATGCCTCCCAAGGGCATGCGCCAAACCATGATGTTTAGCGCCACCTTCCCCAAGGAGATCCAG ATCCTTGCTCGGGATTTCCTGGAGGACTACATCTTCCTGGCCGTAGGTCGCGTGGGGTCCACCTCTGAGAACATCACCCAGAaggtggtgtgggtggaggaCGGGGACAAGAGGTCCTTCCTCCTCGATCTGCTGAACGCCACGG TCATTCCCAGTGATGTTCAGGAAATAGTGCCGGATGCTCCAGAGAAACCTG GTAAGGACTCCCTGACGCTGGTGTTTGTGGAGACCAAGAAGGGAGCTGATGCCCTTGAGGACTTCCTGTATCGTGAGGGATACGCCTGCACTAGTATCCATGGAGACCGttcccagagagacagagaggaggcacTGCAGCAGTTCCGCTCTGGACGTTGCCCCATCCTGGTGGCCACAGCG GTGGCTGCCAGAGGGTTGGATATCAGCAATGTGAAACATGTGATCAACTTTGACCTGCCCAGTGATATTGAAGAGTACGTTCACCGTATTGGCCGTACTGGACGTGTGGGAAACCTGG GGCTGGCCACGTCGTTCTTTAACGACAAAAACAGCAACATAACCAAAGACCTGCTGGACATTCTGGTGGAGGCAAAGCAGGAGGTCCCCACCTGGCTAGAGAGTCTGGCGTACGAACACCAGCACAAGAGCACCACCCGAGGACGCGGCAAGAG GTTCTCTGGAGGCTTCGGAGCCAGGGACTACCGTCAGACGCCCGGCGGAGCTGCCAACAGCTTTGGAGGCGGGGGCCGTGGCGGAGTGCGCACTCCTGGAGGAAACAGAGGcttcgggggaggaggag GTGGCTTTGGGGGCAACTTCTACAACAATGACGGCTACGGTGGCAACTACAGCCACTCTGGCAGCGTGGACTGGTGGGGCAACTAG
- the LOC136957754 gene encoding ATP-dependent RNA helicase DDX3X-like isoform X12 encodes MSHVVVDNPHGLDQQLAALDLNSADGQGGGGTGRRYIPPHLRNKEASKNGFSGEGGWGGAPRDAAYNSFGGRSDSRGKSAFFNDRGASNRGNRGGFGGGGNSRWQEDSRDEEDWSKPTVANERLEQELFSSSNTGINFEKYDDIPVEATGANCPPHIDSFHDVEMGEIIMGNIALTRYTRPTPVQKYAIPIIKSKRDLMACAQTGSGKTAAFLLPVLSQIYCEGPGEAAQATKGGQDNGKYGRRKQYPLALVLAPTRELALQIYDEARKFAYRSRVRPCVVYGGADIGQQIRDLERGCHLLVATPGRLVDMMERGKIGLDYCNFLVLDEADRMLDMGFEPQIRRIVEQDTMPPKGMRQTMMFSATFPKEIQILARDFLEDYIFLAVGRVGSTSENITQKVVWVEDGDKRSFLLDLLNATVIPSDVQEIVPDAPEKPGKDSLTLVFVETKKGADALEDFLYREGYACTSIHGDRSQRDREEALQQFRSGRCPILVATAVAARGLDISNVKHVINFDLPSDIEEYVHRIGRTGRVGNLGLATSFFNDKNSNITKDLLDILVEAKQEVPTWLESLAYEHQHKSTTRGRGKRFSGGFGARDYRQTPGGAANSFGGGGRGGVRTPGGNRGFGGGGGGFGGNFYNNDGYGGNYSHSGSVDWWGN; translated from the exons ATGAGTCATGTGGTCGTCGATAATCCACACGGTCTAGATCAGCAG CTTGCTGCCCTAGACTTGAACTCTGCAGACGGACAGGGTGGTGGTGGAACTGGCA GGCGTTATATTCCTCCTCACTTAAGGAACAAAGAGGCTTCCAAAAACG GGTTTTCAGGAGAGGGTGGCTGGGGAGGCGCTCCCAGGGACGCGGCCTACAACAGCTTTGGAGGACGCTCTGACAGCAGGGGCAAGTCTGCCTTCTTCAATGACCGTGGAGCAAGCAACAGGGGAAA tCGTGGAGGATTCGGAGGGGGCGGAAATAGCCGCTGGCAGGAGGACTCCAGAGACGAAGAGGATTGGTCCAAACCCACTGTGGCCAATGAGCGCCTGGAACA AGAGCTGTTTTCTAGCAGCAACACAGGGATTAACTTTGAGAAGTATGATGACATTCCTGTGGAGGCCACTGGAGCCAACTGCCCTCCTCACATAGACAGC TTCCATGAtgtggagatgggggagatCATCATGGGCAACATTGCCCTGACCCGGTACACACGACCCACCCCGGTCCAGAAGTATGCCATCCCCATCATAAAGTCTAAGAGGGACTTGATGGCCTGCGCTCAAACTG gctctGGTAAGACTGCGGCCTTCCTGCTGCCGGTGCTGAGTCAGATATACTGTGAAGGACCGGGAGAAGCTGCGCAGGCCACCAAGGGAGGGCAG GATAATGGCAAGTACGGCCGTCGTAAGCAGTaccccctggccctggtcctggcaccCACCAGAGAGCTGGCCCTGCAGATCTACGACGAGGCCAGGAAG TTTGCGTACCGCTCACGTGTGCGTCCCTGCGTGGTCTACGGAGGAGCGGACATCGGCCAGCAGATCAGAGACCTGGAGCGAGGCTGCCACCTGCTGGTCGCAACGCCTGGACGCCTGGTGGACATGATGGAGAGGGGCAAGATCGGCCTGGACTACTGCAA CTTCCTGGTGCTGGATGAAGCTGACCGCATGCTGGACATGGGCTTCGAGCCTCAGATCCGACGCATCGTGGAGCAGGACACCATGCCTCCCAAGGGCATGCGCCAAACCATGATGTTTAGCGCCACCTTCCCCAAGGAGATCCAG ATCCTTGCTCGGGATTTCCTGGAGGACTACATCTTCCTGGCCGTAGGTCGCGTGGGGTCCACCTCTGAGAACATCACCCAGAaggtggtgtgggtggaggaCGGGGACAAGAGGTCCTTCCTCCTCGATCTGCTGAACGCCACGG TCATTCCCAGTGATGTTCAGGAAATAGTGCCGGATGCTCCAGAGAAACCTG GTAAGGACTCCCTGACGCTGGTGTTTGTGGAGACCAAGAAGGGAGCTGATGCCCTTGAGGACTTCCTGTATCGTGAGGGATACGCCTGCACTAGTATCCATGGAGACCGttcccagagagacagagaggaggcacTGCAGCAGTTCCGCTCTGGACGTTGCCCCATCCTGGTGGCCACAGCG GTGGCTGCCAGAGGGTTGGATATCAGCAATGTGAAACATGTGATCAACTTTGACCTGCCCAGTGATATTGAAGAGTACGTTCACCGTATTGGCCGTACTGGACGTGTGGGAAACCTGG GGCTGGCCACGTCGTTCTTTAACGACAAAAACAGCAACATAACCAAAGACCTGCTGGACATTCTGGTGGAGGCAAAGCAGGAGGTCCCCACCTGGCTAGAGAGTCTGGCGTACGAACACCAGCACAAGAGCACCACCCGAGGACGCGGCAAGAG GTTCTCTGGAGGCTTCGGAGCCAGGGACTACCGTCAGACGCCCGGCGGAGCTGCCAACAGCTTTGGAGGCGGGGGCCGTGGCGGAGTGCGCACTCCTGGAGGAAACAGAGGcttcgggggaggaggag GTGGCTTTGGGGGCAACTTCTACAACAATGACGGCTACGGTGGCAACTACAGCCACTCTGGCAGCGTGGACTGGTGGGGCAACTAG